From Lolium perenne isolate Kyuss_39 chromosome 5, Kyuss_2.0, whole genome shotgun sequence, a single genomic window includes:
- the LOC127299517 gene encoding uncharacterized protein: MGCKDDDLANQRQDVAAAEYEEGSEEEEEEEPFERVFYDDDYDGDSDAEPETQAVDPCDDHHLPQEEEEATAEEPCDGAAPPQGEDASDEEPFYSELRDEEEDSGEEDSFHAEPFTDPVRTARSTKRKQLYEVEPYDDQVAREEEFVNKRFSAVQAVRKEQKKPEALKRVLRKGGSKVLPVMDEMEVKPFKKRLSVRFATDVSCYTYNTESFGAAKLEKRKAQFDDQDSHLCKRQEHMLSLPQDVGKLKQVDDTNLYVGKLPASVSSSRLLELFLPFGRITRYKVVDDCFTGVSLGHGFVKYADPNSAASAIKRMNGRLVDGKTLEVRAARVPPSVPNPSMHSVSEAGSLSSKEIDTSALYVSHLPLSMDELKLLEHFQPFGEVTAIKVPRDHTTGLSKGYGFVKYSDSHHAAQAITHLNGVMVDGGKIEVRVAGSPPTLSNSAVGSHINTRTTKEIDMANLYVCNIHASIDTNKLVDLFLPFGKVTHARVAADQGTCTGNGYGFVKFADPQCAAEAIAVMNGALIEGEALTVRVAGLSSSASSSAVQGSPPEINKSRLYVTNLPRSMNADKLVKLFVPFGQISKVVMDVEYSLVYYADIASAVTAAKNMDGYLIDGQRLAVRRSDSCVTNAGEHALSESAVKPMKEIDMANLFVGNIPPIVTADQLVELFRPFGRVVQARMFQHKGYGMVRYESPSSASAAIDHMDGYQIGGHALVVRVAGLPNPKDFSAATNSLAPQMSGNEQRQIDMTNLYVCRLPLYMTTEKLIEIFLPCGQITQAKVVVDRYTGVSKGFGFVRFADTYGAAVALTHMNGYPLEGHILEVRIAGVHPSAMGSYMTHLYSQLTFPDPSTMAVGVPTSYWPHYCAESACATSAENQGQGTRPATDASSQTSQQEGLPESTEKDSSSASSSSHVSHPSQLQSSAGWAGPPGFEPRAVCSQEPSVGWAGPPGFEPHAMPKKDLGTVMNPSQPCSKVHLAQSEGGQKRHSVV; the protein is encoded by the coding sequence ATGGGATGCAAAGATGATGACCTGGCCAACCAGCGGCAGGATGTTGCTGCTGCTGAATACGAAGAAGgcagtgaagaagaagaagaagaagagccgtTTGAACGTGTGTTCTATGATGATGATTACGACGGCGACAGTGATGCTGAGCCAGAAACGCAAGCTGTGGATCCTTGTGATGATCATCATTTAccgcaagaggaggaggaggctactGCAGAGGAACCTTGTGATGGCGCCGCTCCACCGCAAGGTGAGGATGCCAGCGACGAGGAACCTTTTTATTCTGAACtccgcgatgaggaagaagacagTGGCGAGGAGGACTCGTTTCATGCCGAGCCTTTCACCGATCCCGTGCGCACTGCTCGCAGCACTAAAAGGAAGCAGCTCTACGAAGTGGAGCCATATGATGATCAGGTGGCTCGTGAGGAGGAGTTTGTTAACAAGAGGTTCAGTGCTGTGCAGGCTGTCAGGAAGGAACAAAAGAAGCCAGAGGCCCTCAAACGGGTGCTGAGAAAGGGTGGCAGCAAGGTACTACCAGTGATGGATGAAATGGAAGTCAAGCCGTTCAAGAAACGACTGTCTGTCAGGTTTGCTACTGATGTATCCTGTTACACATACAACACTGAAAGTTTTGGTGCTGCCAAGTTGGAGAAAAGGAAAGCTCAGTTTGATGACCAGGACAGCCACTTGTGTAAGAGGCAAGAACACATGCTCTCTTTGCCTCAGGATGTCGGAAAGCTGAAACAAGTTGATGACACTAACCTGTATGTGGGTAAGCTGCCAGCTTCTGTGTCCTCTAGCAGGCTCCTTGAGTTATTTCTTCCTTTCGGACGAATTACTCGATATAAAGTTGTGGATGATTGTTTCACTGGTGTAAGCCTGGGACACGGCTTTGTGAAGTATGCTGATCCTAATAGTGCAGCATCAGCTATTAAACGCATGAATGGGCGCCTGGTTGATGGGAAAACATTAGAGGTTAGAGCAGCTCGTGTTCCACCATCAGTACCCAATCCATCTATGCACTCTGTGTCAGAAGCTGGCAGTCTGTCCTCGAAGGAAATTGACACGAGTGCCTTGTATGTCTCCCACCTCCCCTTATCCATGGACGAGCTAAAGCTACTCGAGCATTTTCAGCCTTTTGGTGAAGTAACTGCTATAAAGGTACCCAGAGATCACACGACAGGTTTAAGCAAAGGATATGGCTTTGTGAAATACTCTGATTCTCATCATGCAGCTCAGGCCATCACCCATTTGAATGGAGTTATGGTTGATGGTGGAAAGATCGAGGTTCGAGTGGCCGGCAGCCCTCCAACACTGTCAAATTCAGCCGTGGGATCACACATCAATACCAGAACCACCAAGGAAATCGACATGGCCAATCTATATGTCTGCAACATTCATGCatccattgacacaaataagttgGTTGACCTTTTCTTGCCATTTGGTAAAGTCACCCATGCGAGAGTGGCAGCTGACCAAGGCACTTGTACAGGTAATGGATATGGCTTCGTCAAATTTGCTGATCCTCAATGTGCTGCCGAGGCTATTGCAGTAATGAATGGAGCACTGATTGAAGGGGAGGCATTAACTGTCAGAGTCGCAGGCCTTTCATCATCAGCATCCAGCTCAGCTGTACAAGGCTCTCCTCCAGAAATCAACAAATCTAGACTGTACGTCACTAACCTTCCACGGTCCATGAATGCCGATAAGCTGGTTAAGCTTTTCGTGCCCTTTGGCCAGATCAGCAAAGTCGTGATGGATGTGGAGTATAGCCTAGTGTATTATGCAGATATAGCCTCAGCAGTCACAGCTGCCAAAAACATGGATGGGTACCTGATTGATGGACAGAGGCTAGCAGTCAGGAGATCGGACTCTTGTGTAACCAATGCAGGAGAGCATGCTTTATCAGAGTCAGCTGTCAAGCCCATGAAAGAAATTGATATGGCCAATCTGTTTGTTGGCAACATCCCACCAATCGTAACTGCTGATCAGTTGGTCGAGCTTTTCCGACCATTTGGACGAGTTGTGCAAGCTAGGATGTTTCAACATAAGGGGTATGGGATGGTTAGGTATGAAAGTCCTTCATCTGCTTCTGCTGCAATTGATCATATGGATGGTTACCAAATTGGAGGACATGCCCTGGTTGTGAGAGTAGCAGGCCTTCCTAATCCTAAGGATTTCAGTGCTGCAACAAATTCTCTAGCACCACAGATGTCTGGCAATGAGCAGAGACAAATTGACATGACCAACCTATATGTGTGCCGCCTCCCGCTCTATATGACAACCGAAAAGCTAATCGAAATCTTCCTACCATGTGGCCAAATCACTCAAGCAAAGGTAGTGGTTGATCGATACACTGGTGTGAGCAAGGGATTCGGATTTGTCAGATTTGCTGATACTTATGGTGCTGCTGTGGCACTCACTCACATGAATGGCTACCCACTGGAGGGGCACATCTTGGAGGTTAGAATAGCCGGTGTTCATCCTAGTGCTATGGGCAGCTACATGACACATCTCTACTCCCAGTTGACATTCCCAGACCCCTCAACGATGGCGGTTGGAGTACCAACATCGTATTGGCCGCACTATTGTGCTGAATCAGCATGCGCCACGTCAGCCGAAAACCAGGGGCAGGGAACTAGACCTGCAACTGACGCTTCTTCTCAAACCTCTCAGCAGGAAGGCTTGCCTGAATCTACCGAGAAAGATAGTTCTTCTGCATCAAGCTCAAGCCATGTCAGCCACCCTTCTCAGCTACAGTCATCAGCAGGTTGGGCTGGTCCGCCTGGCTTTGAACCTCGTGCCGTCTGTTCTCAGGAACCGTCTGTAGGCTGGGCTGGTCCGCCTGGATTTGAGCCCCATGCCATGCCCAAGAAAGACCTTGGCACCGTGATGAATCCTTCCCAGCCTTGTTCCAAGGTTCATTTGGCACAGTCAGAAGGCGGCCAGAAAAGGCATTCGGTTGTCTAG
- the LOC127299518 gene encoding ureide permease 1 has translation MDHTLACATSLVPCHEVVEGTLLNSLLPIKQGLKMFIIEDKGGAIAIMCASLLFLGTWPAVLTLLERRGRLPQHTYLDYSITNLLAAVLIALTFGQLGEPKHNMPNFFTQLSQDNLPSVLFAMAGGVVLSIGNLSTQYAWAYVGLSVTEVISSSMVVVIGTTLNYFLDDRINRAEILFTGVGCFLVAVILGSLVHASNAADNEKKLSESTNSYKLGKDGGTETGKQVIDKDAPKDMENGASADYATKAEAGTAEYLIELEERRSIKVFGSSTYIGLGIVFFSGICFSLFSPAINLATNDQWHTLKDGVPHLVVYTAFFYFSISCFVVGIGLNILFLYHPRAGVPKSSFKAYLNDWEGRQWALLAGFLCGFGNGFQFMGGQAAGYAAADAVQALPLVSTFWGILLFGEYRKSSKKTYTLLALMLLMFIAAVATLMASSGHRSTK, from the exons ATGGACCATACTCTGGCATGTGCTACTTCTTTGGTCCCGTGCCACGAG GTGGTTGAAGGCACCCTACTGAATTCCTTGTTGCCCATCAAACAAGGCCTCAAGATGTTCATCATAGAGGACAAAGGGGGTGCCATTGCTATCATGTGTGCCTCCCTCCTTTTCTTGGGCACATGGCCAGCCGTGCTCACCCTCTTGGAACGCCGGGGACGCCTTCCTCAGCACACCTACCTCGACTACTCGATAACCAACCTCCTCGCCGCGGTCCTCATCGCTCTTACCTTCGGCCAGCTTGGGGAGCCCAAGCACAACATGCCCAATTTCTTCACTCAGCTCAGTCAG GACAACTTGCCTTCAGTCTTATTTGCAATGGCAGGGGGTGTTGTTCTCAGTATTGGGAACCTTTCTACACAGTATGCTTGGGCATATGTGGGTCTCTCGGTCACTGAGGTTATCAGCTCAAGCATGGTTGTTGTAATAG GCACAACATTGAATTACTTCCTGGACGATCGCATCAACAGAGCAGAGATTCTTTTCACTGGAGTGGGGTGCTTCCTTGTTGCAGTCATCCTTGGCTCTCTTGTCCACGCTTCCAATGCAGCTGATAATGAAAAGAAACTAAGTGAATCCACAAATAGCTACAAACTTGG GAAAGATGGAGGTACGGAGACAGGCAAACAAGTTATAGACAAAG ATGCTCCTAAGGACATGGAGAATGGAGCTTCGGCTGACTATGCCACCAAAGCTGAAGCGGGAACTGCAGAATACCTAATTGAACTCGAGGAGCGGCGTTCAATTAAG GTATTTGGGTCGAGTACCTACATAGGGCTTGGGATAGTTTTTTTCTCTGGCATCTGCTTCTCTCTCTTCTCCCCAGCAATCAACCTAGCCACCAATGACCAGTGGCACACCCTGAAAGATGGTGTCCCGCATCTGGTGGTTTACACTGCCTTCTTCTACTTCTCCATCTCGTGTTTTGTTGTCGGTATCGGGTTGAACATCTTGTTCCTCTACCATCCAAGGGCTGGCGTGCCCAAGTCATCCTTCAAGGCATATCTGAATGACTGGGAAGGCAGGCAGTGGGCTCTTCTTGCCGGCTTCCTTTGCGGTTTTGGCAATGGCTTCCAGTTCATGGGTGGTCAGGCTGCTGGTTATGCTGCTGCTGATGCTGTTCAG GCATTGCCACTTGTGAGCACATTCTGGGGCATCCTGCTATTCGGGGAGTACCGGAAGTCGTCGAAGAAAACTTACACACTGCTTGCGTTGATGCTTCTCATGTTCATCGCCGCTGTAGCAACGCTCATGGCTTCATCAGGTCACAGGAGCACAAAGTGA
- the LOC127299519 gene encoding ureide permease 1 has product MYLVKDISGAIGLMAAALVLLGTWPVVLAVLERRGRLPQHTYLDYSISNFLAAVLVAFTFGQIGGDTPETPNFLTQLTQDNWPSIMFAIAGGVFITLGTLATQYGWAYVGLTVTEVMASSLKVVIGTTLNYFLDGRINKAEVLFPGVGCFLIAACLGSLVHSSNAADNQEKLSNSRNFTGNTAKEELTRHLLEEEEPKDCEEAKPDVPRAVEKIEAGTADFLIHLEDKRSIKVLGSNTMVGLGIVTFAGVCYSLFAPAFNLATNDQWHTLRDGVPHLVVYTAFFYFSLSSFVVGLALNAWFLYRPMAGVPRSSLRAYISDWEGRELALLAGMVSGLGNAFTFMAGQAAGYAAADSVQALPLVSTFWGVVLFGEYRRSSRRTYTLLASMLFMFVVAMAVLMASSAHRKPL; this is encoded by the exons ATGTATCTGGTGAAGGACATCAGCGGAGCCATCGGCTTGATGGCAGCGGCCCTGGTGCTCCTGGGCACCTGGCCGGTCGTCCTCGCCGTGCTGGAGCGCCGGGGACGCCTGCCGCAGCACACGTACCTCGACTACTCCATCAGCAACTTCCTGGCCGCAGTGCTGGTCGCCTTCACTTTCGGCCAGATCGGCGGAGACACGCCGGAGACACCCAATTTCCTCACCCAGCTCACCCAG GATAACTGGCCGTCGATCATGTTCGCCATTGCGGGCGGCGTCTTCATCACCCTCGGAACGCTGGCCACGCAATACGGCTGGGCATACGTCGGGCTTACGGTCACCGAGGTCATGGCCTCAAGTCTGAAAGTTGTCATAG ggaCAACACTGAACTATTTTCTCGACGGTCGGATCAACAAGGCGGAGGTTCTCTTCCCCGGGGTCGGATGCTTTCTGATTGCAGCCTGCCTAGGCTCTCTTGTTCACTCTTCCAATGCTGCTGACAACCAGGAGAAGCTATCGAACTCCAGAAACTTTACTGG GAACACTGCAAAGGAAGAGCTTACCAGACACCTCCTTGAAGAAG AGGAACCAAAGGATTGTGAAGAAGCAAAGCCGGATGTACCAAGGGCCGTGGAGAAAATTGAGGCAGGAACGGCAGATTTCCTTATTCATCTCGAGGACAAAAGATCAATCAAA GTACTTGGATCCAACACGATGGTTGGCCTGGGGATCGTCACCTTCGCGGGCGTGTGCTACTCGCTGTTCGCGCCGGCGTTTAACCTGGCGACGAACGACCAGTGGCACACGCTGCGCGACGGCGTGCCGCACCTGGTGGTGTACACGGCATTCTTCTACTTCTCGCTCTCTTCCTTCGTCGTCGGCTTGGCGCTCAACGCCTGGTTCCTGTACCGCCCCATGGCCGGCGTGCCCCGGTCCTCGCTCCGGGCGTACATCAGCGACTGGGAGGGGAGGGAGCTAGCTCTGCTTGCCGGAATGGTGTCCGGGCTGGGCAACGCGTTCACGTTCATGGCCGGGCAGGCGGCCGGGTACGCGGCGGCGGACTCGGTGCAGGCGCTGCCGCTGGTGAGCACGTTCTGGGGGGTGGTGCTATTCGGGGAGTACCGGAGGTCGTCGAGGAGGACGTACACGCTGCTGGCGAGCATGCTGTTCATGTTCGTCGTCGCCATGGCCGTGCTCATGGCCTCCTCCGCGCACAGGAAGCCGCTCTGA